The window GTCGCCACAGCGGCCAACCTGATGGGGCTCACCGCGGAGCAGGCCTGGCACGCCCTGGGTATTTCCGATTACCAGGCGCCCAATCTTCCCATGATGCGCGACATCGACCATCCTGCCATGGTCAAACACGGCATCTACTGGGGTGCCATGAACGGTGTCATGTCGGCCGAGATGGCCTCCCGTGGTTTTACCGGCATTCCTTCCCTTTTGGGCATGCAGAAATACAGCGACTGGGCAAAGGACATCGGCCGTCACTTTATCATGGTAGACGGTGTTATGTGGAAAAAGAAAGGCTATGCATGCTGCGGCTGGGCCCATGCAGGCGTTGAAGGCGCCCATGAACTGGTGCGGGAGAACGGCATCGCTTTAGAAGACATCGACGTCATCAGGGTGGAGGCCTTTCACGAAACCGTGCGCCTGGGAATCCGACTGCCAACGACCACAGAGGAGGCACAGTTCAATCTGGCCTGGCCCATTGCCGCCATGCTGGTGGACGGCGAAATCGGTCCCCGCCAGATGCTGGAATCGCGTTTGACCGATCCCGCGATTCAAGCCCTGGCCATGCGGATCGAGGTCGTCGAATCCGAAGAACTCAACAGGCTCTGCCGGCTCTATGAAAAAGGCGACCCGGAAGGGTGTTTCGGCAGCATCGTGACCATTCGCCTGAAGGACGGCCGTGAATTCAACTCGGGACTGAAGGACGGCGGCATGGCGATCAAGGGCGGAGGGTGGACCCGTGCAAAGATGGCGGACAAGTTTCACTGGCTGGCGGCCAATGTCATGGACCGCAGGAGGGCCGAGGAGGT is drawn from Deltaproteobacteria bacterium and contains these coding sequences:
- a CDS encoding MmgE/PrpD family protein, which encodes MDGNQLTAKFIAEIRWEALSEEVKEKARMCLVDNLGATLAGTLTRVSRICADYAAATWPLDHATILLQGKKSSAVGAAFANAAAANGIDSDDGLQYAYGHGGAQIFPTALSVAESLNLGGDRLLAAMVAGYEVAHRFGRCWHDDHAVYQACGSWGSVASVATAANLMGLTAEQAWHALGISDYQAPNLPMMRDIDHPAMVKHGIYWGAMNGVMSAEMASRGFTGIPSLLGMQKYSDWAKDIGRHFIMVDGVMWKKKGYACCGWAHAGVEGAHELVRENGIALEDIDVIRVEAFHETVRLGIRLPTTTEEAQFNLAWPIAAMLVDGEIGPRQMLESRLTDPAIQALAMRIEVVESEELNRLCRLYEKGDPEGCFGSIVTIRLKDGREFNSGLKDGGMAIKGGGWTRAKMADKFHWLAANVMDRRRAEEVLEMAWRLDELESIKALTEKLK